cttccttatttctcttccctctcagataagagaaagagtgcctgacttcctcaggtattACCCTGATTATCTTTCCTCtcaatgatggtataaaaacaaagattcttggtcacaaaagttctgggttCTATTGGAATTAAGGTTCAGAGccttttggtcatcttcccccaatatttctctgttggtatgcttctaaattttgcttctaagaccccttctgtttcattggtttaatcccccctgcttaacactgtattctgtttacataaccactgttaactaagcactaccctgcctgcagggcattggtttaatcccactggttcatactctctttttgctccgccccctctccttgtcacaccctgatttccaccaatctttttttgctccaccctctctacgtcacatcctgtttccacccttcttggagtgtatatatatatatataaggacaagattgttatTAGGGATAGTTTAGCTTAGATTGcgttgcattccacatgaataaagactgaactgcctaccactcagccatgagtctctggtcgtctctgtctcccacccggcATTTCTCtcttccgggagtatggaccaaaaatttttgggggtacagaaggagggacttctggcttctgtaattgcttctccactggtcatggaCATTGGCCGATCtttccatatttccagcctgtctatcttttcctagtagggtagggttctgaagaggtgaggttcagggacatattggtgaagtcatctgcctagagaGGTCAGGAAGGGATTGCAGCGGTATAGGGAACTTAATGActtaaaggcagtaagatataaagtgggacaaaatatttaataaaaagagaCCAAACTGAATAGAGCcttaaggtggaaagaagctacAATACCTATTTTAGGTTTGTTCTCAGCAGCCCagggactttagtaatctttgcttgagcttggcaGGTAAtatggaggtggactagaaatattgtctgtgaGGATAATATCAAGAGTaaagaatagaacttgaaagctagGTTAaagcagagagtggctcccaaacttgaaaaaaatatataaatacaatgaaatgtTTATCACATCTGTCTGACACAGCAAGAACATCTTTACCTCTTGTTATGATTTCTTCTGAGCATTAATATTTACTTAATCTTTTGCAGCAAAGTGGAGTCAAATCAGATCTGCAACCACCAATCTTCACttcaaaggaaagacattcaattTCACAGCGACCATCCATCTTCTGACAGTATTGTGATCTGTAAAATCCTGCCCTGCCTAAGTGAAGAAAGCATCCATCTTAGTTACCTGGTAGTTAATTGCTGGAATGCAACATTATGTCACTCAGGTCATATTCAGAATCCTTGAGTACTGAGTTGTCTGGAAACCCAGAGTATAAATCTAGAGAATAGACATTCCTGAATAGCCATGTTTAAGTTTGGATCCCCAATATTTAGTGTCCTCATCTGATATTCATTAGAAAATTTAAAAGCAGAAATTAAGCCTCTACCACAATCGTTTCTAGGATATAATAGAAccaaaacatttctttatttctttctttcttcctttctttctttctttctttctttctttctttctttctttctttctttctttctttctttcccttccttccttccttccttccttccttccttccttccttccatttatttatttatgccaccagggttatagctggggcttggcgtagatactatgaatctaccactcctggtggcttttttttttttagataggacagagataaattgagggggggggctggtggtggtgcacctggttaaacacactacaatgtgcaaggaccagggttcaagctcctggtctccacctgcaggagaaaagcttcatgagtggtaaagcagggcttctggtgtcactctctctccctatatacccctttcctctcaatttctctctgtctctacccaataataaaaaaattaaataaaaaagaaatagagaaaggatgctaagatagaggtagagaaatatagacacctgcagacctgcttcactgcttatgaagaggaccccctaaaggtggggagtgggggcttgaaactgggtccttgtgcatggtaatatgtgcacttgaccatgtgcaccatcacccagctcaaGTCAAAATAATTCTTCTTTTGTATACGACCTAATTCCAATAAATGTTTTTTCCTCTGGTTTCTAAATTAATAGCTTTTCATATTACAAATGGCAAAGACTTTTATTTACATTGTAAAAATATCAATGATAGACCATATGCATTGGCATTTAGTTGTGAAGCTTCCAATTGTGGGatacaaaggaaaacaaaacaaaacatcccaGTAATACTGCACAGGCCTCTCGTATTAAGtgtgataagtcagaaagaaaagaatgaatatggggtgGTTTGACTTGTGGTCAAAATTTAAACAagcacagaaaggggaaatataaagtaaaacttggattggttttgtgtattgcaccaaagcacaggactctgaggaaagaggacaggaaggagggggagaggcctTTCTGGTTCAGGTACCCAGAAAATGATGGGCGTAATATGGGGGTCAGAATGTTTTTTAGACACCTATCTTGGTTAGAGGAGAAATTGTATATGTGTGCTTATAAGTATATTACAAACCAATAATCATTAACTCCCTGCTCCCCCCATAAAAAGATTATCAAAGGAATGACATTTTAAACAATTTATCAGGAACATTCAGAGTGGTAGAGGCAATGTTCCTTTGTTCAGAACAAAGAGACCAAGTTATAGTGTTTAGTGTTATCATGAAAAAGTGTTGAGCTGGGTAGAGataagcataatggtcatgcaaaaatagccactaggagcagtggaatctatTTTCACGTTCACTAATTATTTCAAAATCAACCTCAGATTATTTTGAACCATTAaccctctccaataaaatgataaaaaataccttacctagaaaataaaaaaaaaggggcagagggtagatagcataatggttatgcaaagtgactgtcatgcctgaggctccaaagccccaggttcaatcccctgcaccaccataagccagagctgaacagtgctctggtaataaaataaaataaaattaaaaaacaacaactttatAATAGAAGTATAAAGGAATGTTGAGGAGAAACACATATAAAGATTTCCTAAAGATTAAGTCTTGAATGTATTGAGCAAAATGAGACATTTCAAATGAGTCATTGACTTAAGCAAAATAATCATAGATTTAAATGATGCAGTTTTCCCGTAATATGTAATAGCCACAAAATTCAAAATAATCTGAGGTTGATTTTGAACTAACTAGTGAACatgaaaatagattttattttattttatttatttgttcattttttactgccaccaaggttattgctggggcttggtgccagcactatgaatccactgcttctggtggctatttctttttcctcccccacccccattatgcttgataggatagagagaaattgagagggaatggggagatagatagacagtcagacagacaggtagagacacttgcagacctgcttcactgctcatgaaacatctcccctgcaggtggagggcaagggctcaaaccagggtccaactgcatggtaatatgtgtgcttgagTGGATTCattgccacccagcccctgaaaataGATTCTTAATAATATGCTTTATTGGACCATGGCTGGGAGATAACTCAATGTGTTAGAACACAAGATTTGCATGTCCAAGACCCCAGATGTCCTAGAATTGAATGATCTtgtagttcctctctctctctcttatgctttttaataaaataaacaatttaaatgaAAAGGATATGCTATTTTAAGTAACCTAGACTACAAAGATGTACCTGTATAAATTAACAAGTGAGTTTGGAGTTTGCCTCTAAAATATTTTCTCATCTTCAAGCATTCGTTTTGGTATATAGTGA
The DNA window shown above is from Erinaceus europaeus chromosome 2, mEriEur2.1, whole genome shotgun sequence and carries:
- the LOC103108348 gene encoding beta-defensin 107A-like, producing MRIFAFIFAAFILLAQIFSGRAGFYRSQYCQKMDGRCEIECLSFEVKIGGCRSDLTPLCCKRLSKY